ttaaaaaaagttttttatttttaaaaacaaaaaattatttttaaaaatttataacattatttggtaattattatttaaaaataaaataaaatgaagaacaaTATCTAGAGAAcaaccagttttttttttttttttttaaatggaccCGTTTCAccatattttcttaaactttcttttaaacattattttaaagttaaataataaaatataatgtttaaaaaaatatggtcaaacgGCCCCTATCTTAAAAAGATAgcgattttaaaaaaaacttgaaatattaaaattgttttatcacctcggattttaaaaattattgcgattttatttaatatatatattaaaaaatactacCTCAAATTAAAGTAAGTCTAtactatttataaaagttaaactagtatcatttaaaaaaaaaattgaaaatacacCATGTATCCAACCATTAAtcacttaataaattaattttctttctctctaatttTCCATAAACAACCAACTAACAAGaattatttcaaagaaaatacaaatcTTATAAATCTTCCTCACATTCTCTCAAAATTCCCGGGACCAAACACAAAACTATATCTTGATCTACTTTAATAGTAAACTTTACATACGTACCCAGTAACCTCTGAAAGGATTAAGTAGTTTAAACTATGTAGAAACTTAAGATTACTTAATCTGACTGATTGCTaggaaaaaaagatatttttcctACCTTGTAACTTAACATCATTTATATGCATGtccatatatgtatgtataagtTTCTAGGGCCTTGATTAAGGACAAAGTTGACATATCCACTTACCTAGAAAAATGGTTGGCCACTGAAGTATGTGACCTCTGAGAGGGTCAACTAACCCAAACCAGACCTGTTTATGAACAAACTGTACTGTGGTCTGTGGGATCAGCTAACTTATCAAACCCATACCCATtcttctaattaaaaaaaaaaaaaaaaaaagggaagataTCAGTCTGTCAATATTGATcacctacaaaaaaaaattggaaaatttttagaTATGCAGCTGACTGaactgggtttttttttttttttgcttcttcttcttgtgaGTCCCAGCTTTCTCTCCCACCAAACACTCCCTTTATCTTCCCAAAATTGCCTCCTTGTGTTGCTCAGGGTCTCTGCAGCATTCTTGTGATGAAATGTTTCCCATTAATCAGCCAAGCACCATGGTTTCTTTATGCATTTAAGTCTCTGGGGCTTAGGGTTTTACGCTTGTGGTTGTATTTATTGTGCGTATAAACCCTAAAACTATGCTCTTCTGATCATTCCCTTAAATCCTTACCTATCAAATTCAAAAGGGTCTCTCTTAAAATCTCTCTGGGTGTTTGGTGTAAACTGATGTTTGGAGGAAGccagaaaaatggaagaagtgCCGGGGACTGCagtgtatatatattcatgaaaattttagggttttggatggAGAAGCAGGTGGGGGATTTCAAACAGGAATCGACGTTTGGCTGCCCAGAAAAGAAAACCACACGTAGGAAATCAAACAAATTTCGATAAAAGAGACTCGGGTGAAAAGAATAGTTAAACAAGCTGCTAAATTCTCATGCAGTTTCCCGGAAAAGTATACTGAATGCCAAAACCAAGAAAAGTAGAATGCGAGGAAGATGATTGGGGGATCGACTTTGATCTAAAGTAGAATTCAGCAAAAATTATTCGTGGGTCAGCTGCAGTTTCTCTGTAGTTTCGATCCGATCAAAATCTATGGCCTTTTTCATTCTCCTGCAGAGCAGTTCGATCAGTCGCTCGATATACAGTGGCCAATGAGGCTCGTCTCCAGACTCTATTTTCTAGGATTTAATAACCTTGGGTTTGATCGTATATATAGCGTACATTGCGGTGTCTTCCTGCTGTTTTCTCATCCATTTTTCTTGGGAAAATGTGGCAGAAGGATTTTCCTTCATGGAAAGGCGATAACGCGAAAGCATTTACAACAAGGTTGTACCAAGAATCTGAATCAAGATAAAAGATGGATTGGACTCCAGAATCTGGAAATGGACCATCTCACAAAACTTTACCCACaccaatgaaaatgaaaagatggCCGTGCTGCTTTTGAGTTACTGCAACACAGAAATATTCTCCCGGAAACTGATTTTCTGCCCATACAAACAGAGCCCTTCACTTCAcatcagaaaaataaaaagaattgcCACCTTATATTGACGTCTCCTCTCGTTTACACAGACCCAATGTCTCCGGTAATGACAAATgtggattttattattataaacataatatataaaaatatttttaaaatcatttatttatttttctaatatttggaaaataatcgGGCTGTTGGCTTCGGGTTCAACATCAAGACTGAGACACGTACACAAAACTCACAGTGCAGACCATCAAGAACTCATCTTTGGAGTGGGCCATGACGTGTTGGCCACTTCGGCGCGTAGGGAGGAGAGCGCGTGGGGCAGGGCCTAAGTCTATGTTTCATCTCTTCTCATTGTTCTAGGAAGACAGGGGAAAACACTGTAACTTTcatgtatttaataatttattatttataaaagaaaaaaatatgaaaatggcGAAAAACAGATGTAAAGTGGAATTACGAAAAGACCCCGCACCAAAGCCGaaacctaaattaaaaaaaaaaaagagtattgCTTTTGGACAAGCTTGATGACGTGTGACAGCAACAGCTTTCTCCAACAGAGCGATATTTGTGTAAATAAAGGGAGAAGTGGAGGCGAAAAGTGTCCAGAAAAAGATAAATGGAAATATATGAAGGGCCGAGAAAGCTACAGAAAGTTAAGAAAaaccctctctttctctctctctgatTATCGAGGAGTGTGTGAGATCTGCAAAAACAATAAGAGTGGAAGGgaggagagaaaggaaaagaaagcgCGAGAAACTGAGAGAAAATCAGTCGAGGATGAGGATCCGGGGGAATGCGAGGATCGCAGATATCATGGACCTGGACGGTATAGCTCCTGCATACCCACCTGAGATGCTCCAGACACACGTGTGCCAGCTGAACCAGTCGCCGTGGGATGTGGTGACCTTCCCAGCCGATTCCACCTTCACATTTCCGCCGGAAAATCGGGTGAGTTTCGGCTTTGTCAAACCCTACTCTTTATATTTCTGCAGATCTATGAAAACCCTCTAACGAAACAACCTCTTTTTACCTGCATTTTTCGCTTCCCTTTGGACTagggttttttctcattttcggCCATTAGGGTTTCgggaaaaaaaaccctaaaatcccACCTGTCTCGGTCGTGTTTTGCGTCGATTAGGTTTATGGGTCTCCTTCCTTTCTCTCTATTAtcgtgtttttttcttttcccttgttTTCGATGGTTTATGCAGTTCGATGGAGATGATAGCTTTACTGCGAATGGGAGCATTGGCGATTCTATTGGAGCTGTTGAGAGGTAACAGCACTGAAACTATTGTTCGATTCTGTTTGTTTCTCCAATTTCTTCCCTCCTTTTCTCTTCTCCATCTATTAGGGTTTTTCTTCCAAACCCCAATATATCGTTCTAATTATTCACAATTTCTACTTCGGATCCCTTCGTCTTTGTCCACTGCCTTTCCTGCTGTGAATCCCACAGTCGCAGCCTCGTTCCAGTGGTCGAAGATGACGACGCAACCAACCCCAACGACCGTAATCCGCTGTCACCCGATACGAGAGTCGTCGAAGAAGACAAGCCAGCTGCGAAGACGAAACCAGACGAAATTGCTTCCACCAAAAACAAAACCATACTATTCTGCAACAAAAGCGACGGAAAAGGTTGGCAATGCCGAAAAGCCGCCAAAGAAGGCCACGCTTTATGCGAGCACCACCTCGCTCAGCTGAGGTCATACAATAGCTCCAATCAATCCTCCTCCCGAAAGCTCGACAAGCCCGCCGACAGACCCTCCATCCGTCGCCGTGGCCGCGGCCTCAAGAAGCCGCCCTCCAACCCCAACGAATACTACTACTACTCCGGCTTCGGCCCGCTCTGGGGGAAGAAGCGAGGCGGCAGCAAGCCCGAATCCAATCGAAACGAGCTCAAAACCGAATCCCCGCCATCCTACTCCTCCCAAATCGACTCTCCCGACGACCCAGatcaaaaaattgaagaagaacACCACCATGATGACGACGATGAAGACGACGACGATATGGTCGATGAAGAAGAAAACGGCGAGAGCGCCAAGAAGAGGAACCGCAAGCCCGTCAAAGCTCGATCATTGAAGTCTCTAATGTGAGAAAGAATCGAAAAATCTTAGGATCGATGTGAAGAGTTTGTTCGTAATGTCGAATGTGTGctttgtgttttttgttgtgATTATCGTATGGAGAATGTGTTACTGGTTTAGGGTTAATTTTATAGTTTGGTTTCACAGTTAGGTGGGTTTTACCGTGGGTGATGTTAGTTTTCCTGGGAcaggtagagagagagagagagagtcggGTGTAAATCAACTAGAGCAAAGAACTATGCGTTAGTCAATGTCAGTCTTTGCAATGAAAGGGTGATTTCGTAATTTAACTTTTTGACGTTTCTCCAATGGATTGCGTCCTCATTTTCATGTGATGTGGTGCGGCGTAGAGGATTTTGTTGGGTGGGTTGTCTTTCTTGCCCTAAAGAGGTATTATTAATTTAGTGAGGGcgtgttattatttttaaacgtTGATAAATGATCCCACATTGTTCATTAATATGTGACATAATTTGTACATCACTTTGAAAGTGTGCGTATGTTTTTCTTTATGCCCGCAATTAAAACAAACCTAAACATGCACCATTTTAATATCAAACGAACTCAAATTCAAACTCCGAGATCTAAACATTTACTTAATGCATTCTTTAAAAGACATTAATGATCATATAGACACGATacataaaatctcaaaaaaaaaaaaaaatctagacactttcataatttaattgatATATCAACATTTGCAGtatataatcaatttaaaaataaatctatcttTAATAAATGACCCAACATTGTTCATTAGTATGTGACCTAATTTGAGTAGGCCCAATATTATAGAAGCTTcttttactctctctctctccttctttgaactattgaatttttttggaagaaagaAATTGACAAAATTGTGGATTCCTCTTTTACATTTATGTGAGTAATTTCTACTTATTATATTTTGGGTGAATTAAGAAAGAAGTTAGCAATCATTTGGTGGATGATGTCACATTGGCTTATAAAATTTCCTTTATATGCTCTCTCGTTAACATGCACGTTACTTAACATGCACACTTTCTTGTATCTTTTCTAATCTATCTATCTTTgtgaagggttttttttttaaaaaaaaattgtaaataagaAATTGCCACACAaacgtgtttttttttctctctctttatttagtcccattaatttcaaaattaaaattactcgTATTAATTTGGCACTTTTGAAGCCTTCTTATCATTAACGGGCTTTGCATGCTAataaattattagaattttgaactttttttatttatttattttgtcttagTGAGTTTAGctaattatatttcaagtaaattctcttcttcttgacttcaaaaaagcaaaataaagtaatatatctttttgtaaaatttaaaatatttgcatatataaaaagcaaataaaatttatgtagTGACAAAATTTCTTTATCATTATCAATAGTGAAAATTGTATGGAGTCATATGgcattatttatatattctttaaaaaatataaaaatttatgttttttttttaaaaaaaatttgtatataattaaaagttctaaaatattacatttattttaaaacataatatttttcaataatatattaataataatgagttAATTAGATAAACACGTTTTAGAATCAATAATAAGGTGTCATAATATAATTGACAATACGAAAGGGGACAAAatgttataaatgatattaaattcgATTTTTAATCATAGTGTGAAATGTTTGACAAATACTCTCTAAGTATGATCTCGTAGAATTACTAGACATAATGATCACATAAAGTTTATTATAAttatgctaaaaaaaattaaagtaacgAGAATCATTGAATCAAGAGGTAATGGAATTTACATGACAATATAATGACATAAAAAACGCGACACAAAGGTAACATCCGAAGTACAAGGTAAAGAAACCTCAGGGTACAAGTGGCATTGGATAATTGGTGGTGGGTTTTAATCCCAAATTTTGTCCAAAGAAGACACTAAAAATTTACTAAGTTACGAAGAATTTATACAACTTTGACTGCTCATAAGTTATACCATTGAATTCGACAATTCCGTATGATGCCAGAAGTCAACTCACGTCACGCGCGATACGATATTACTATCTTCTTTTAAGTTGCTTAAACTGCCCTTTTCAATTTTGCATACTTAGCCCACGTGGCGTGTGCTACGAGTacaaagttaaataaataaaaaaggttcCCGATGGAACACGCATTTTGTTAGTACAATTCACACTCCTTTAAAAGCATATATataattccttttttaaaagaaaatatttaatcccaagaaatctaacataaaaaaatttcccccTCCTTCCCTCTCTATTTTTGCCCTtgaatattatttgattaaaaatcataaaaacccCACATTGgtcattttttaaactattatttaaataacccattttatttatttaaaaaataattttctttttattttataaaaattaaaattcataatttcataatatgatttttgaaatatacACTAAACCATAATTTCAATATTCGGTTTCTAAATTTGTATCaacttacaaaatttatttgcaataattaatttatcgtgttttttttttttcattagagatGAAAAATACGAGAATTACTTTGGCTTTTCATAATATATGACTTCAAAATTTCAACCGGAGTAGGATATTTTGATACACAAAGTTTGGACGTTTCCACTGCTCCATTTGCTAGAGCCAAAGAGAAACAgcagaagagagaaaataaaaccaGCTGCAAAACTTCGAATATCAGAGCTGCATTTAGAGAGAGCTGCAGAACTTTGAATATCAGAGCGGCAGAAAGAAGGTGCAATCACATGCACAAAGAGATTCCTCAAGCTGCAGAAACCATACCAAAAGTGTAGACAAATCTGATGTTGTA
The sequence above is drawn from the Vitis riparia cultivar Riparia Gloire de Montpellier isolate 1030 chromosome 15, EGFV_Vit.rip_1.0, whole genome shotgun sequence genome and encodes:
- the LOC117931688 gene encoding uncharacterized protein LOC117931688; translation: MRIRGNARIADIMDLDGIAPAYPPEMLQTHVCQLNQSPWDVVTFPADSTFTFPPENRFDGDDSFTANGSIGDSIGAVESRSLVPVVEDDDATNPNDRNPLSPDTRVVEEDKPAAKTKPDEIASTKNKTILFCNKSDGKGWQCRKAAKEGHALCEHHLAQLRSYNSSNQSSSRKLDKPADRPSIRRRGRGLKKPPSNPNEYYYYSGFGPLWGKKRGGSKPESNRNELKTESPPSYSSQIDSPDDPDQKIEEEHHHDDDDEDDDDMVDEEENGESAKKRNRKPVKARSLKSLM